In a genomic window of Scheffersomyces stipitis CBS 6054 chromosome 4, complete sequence:
- the VTC4 gene encoding polyphosphate synthetase Protein (involved in vacuolar polyphosphate accumulation), with product MKFGEHLRKALIKNYSFYYISYDDLKHQLKKGLKDNDYQWSNELEEEFLAALEVELDKVYSFTKVKNTEVNRRIKESEKYVYEVVDALQPVKNPPQEQDFEDLEQELSDIIADVHDLAKFTRLNYTGFQKIVKKHDKTTKFNLKPIFQARLNHKPFYKDNYDNLIVKLSKLYDLVRTRGNPVKGDSSAGGSQQNFVRQTTKYWVHPENITELKLIILKHLPVLVFNADKEFEPEDSAITSIYFDNEDMDLYYGRLRKDEGAEAIRLRWYGGMKSEQIFVERKTHREDWTGEKSVKARFALKEKKVNSFLTGDFTAQQAFEKMRKDGKKSPQEIDNLERLAKEVQYRVLKEKYRPVMRSFYNRTAFQLPGDARVRISLDTELSMIREDDFDGYDRTHGNWRRMDIGVDYPFSQLPEKDICRFPYAVLEVKLQTQLGQEPPVWVRDLVTSHLVEAVPKFSKFIHGGASLLTDHVDLLPFWHTQMDVDIRKPKIQQEYGIRRNPQARIMASSTSGGELDEEELTGSSYTGVHFSNDINPLEEDLDESTPLLLPNTYTNRRSESPITTFLYHLYGQFLHYFNDDRTFTVKPGTNFDLNETFKDKLPKGKTICVPIRIEPKVYFANERTFLSWLSIGMLLGGTAMYLLNYGSNSSLTASISFFITSLFTIFYAIYKYIWRVIMIREKRAAQYGDKFGPNMICAFIFLSTFTTFLFKFLEK from the exons ATGAAGTTCGGAGAACACTTGAGAAAGGCTCTCATCAAGAACTACTCATTCTACTACATCTCCTACGATGACTTGAAGCaccagttgaagaagggTCTCAAGGACAACGACTACCAGTGGTCCAAcgagttggaagaagagttcCTTGCTGCCTTGGAAGTAGAGTTGGACAAGGTCTACTCGTTCACCAAGGTCAAGAACACCGAGGTCAACCGTAGAATCAAGGAGCTGGAAAAGTATGTCTACGAGGTTGTAGACGCACTCCAGC CCGTCAAGAACCCTCCTCAGGAACAAGActtcgaagacttggagCAGGAGTTGAGTGATATCATTGCTGATGTCCACgacttggccaagttcaCCAGATTGAACTACACTGGTTTCCAGAAGATTGTCAAGAAGCATGACAAAACgaccaagttcaacttgaagccCATCTTCCAGGCCAGATTAAACCACAAGCCCTTCTACAAGGACAACTACGACAACTTGATTgtcaagttgtccaagttgtATGACTTGGTCAGAACCAGGGGTAACCCTGTTAAGGGAGACTCGTCTGCTGGAGGCTCGCAACAGAACTTTGTTAGACAAACAACAAAGTACTGGGTACATCCAGAAAACATCACcgagttgaagttgattaTCTTGAAGCACTTGCCTGTGTTGGTCTTCAATGCTGACAAGGAGTTCGAACCAGAAGACTCTGCCATTACTTCCATCTACTTTGACAACGAGGACATGGATCTTTACTACGGCAGATTGAGAAAAGACGAAGGTGCCGAGGCTATCAGATTGAGATGGTACGGTGGCATGAAGTCGGAACAGATCTTCGTAGAGAGAAAGACGCATCGTGAAGACTGGACCGGTGAAAAGTCTGTCAAGGCTAGATTTgccttgaaggaaaagaaggtCAACTCGTTCTTGACTGGTGACTTCACAGCTCAACAAGCTTTTGAAAAGATGAGAAAGGACGGTAAGAAATCGCCTCAGGAAATCGACAATTTGGAAAGATTAGCTAAAGAAGTTCAGTACAGAgtgttgaaagaaaagtacAGACCTGTTATGAGATCTTTCTACAACAGAACCGCCTTCCAGTTGCCTGGTGATGCCAGAGTTCGTATTTCTTTGGATACCGAGTTGTCTATGATAAGAGAAGACGACTTTGACGGCTACGACAGAACCCATGGaaactggagaagaatgGATATCGGAGTTGATTACCCATTCTCTCAGTTACCAGAGAAGGACATTTGTCGTTTCCCATATGCTGTTTTGGAAGTCAAGTTGCAGACTCAATTGGGACAGGAACCTCCTGTTTGGGTCAGAGACTTGGTCACCAGTCATTTGGTAGAAGCCGTGCCTAAGTTCTCCAAGTTTATTCACGGTGGAGCCTCTTTGTTGACTGACCACGTAGACTTGTTGCCTTTCTGGCACACGCAAATGGATGTAGACATCCGTAAGCCTAAGATTCAGCAAGAATACGGTATCCGTAGAAATCCGCAAGCAAGAATCATGGCCTCTTCTACCTCCGGTGGTGAGTTAGATGAGGAAGAATTGACTGGTTCTTCTTACACTGGAGTCCATTTCTCAAACGACATTAACCccttggaagaagacttggacGAATCGACTCCGCTCTTGTTGCCCAACACCTACACCAACAGACGCAGCGAATCGCCTATCACCACGTTCTTGTACCACTTGTATGGCCAATTCTTGCATTACTTTAACGATGACCGTACCTTCACCGTCAAGCCCGGTACCAACTTCGACTTGAACGAAACTTTCAAGGACAAGTTACCAAAGGGTAAGACGATCTGTGTGCCCATCAGAATTGAGCCAAAGGTGTACTTTGCCAATGAGAGAACTTTCTTGAGTTGGTTGTCGATTGGTATGCTTTTGGGAGGTACAGCCatgtacttgttgaactaCGGGTCCAACTCTTCATTGACCGCCTCCatcagtttcttcatcaccTCGTTGTTCACAATTTTCTACGCCATCTACAAGTACATCTGGAGAGTGATTATGATCAGAGAAAAGAGAGCAGCTCAATATGGTGACAAGTTTGGACCAAATATGATCTGTGCCTTTATTTTCTTGTCAACTTTCACCactttccttttcaagttcttggaaaagtaA